From a region of the Lactuca sativa cultivar Salinas chromosome 4, Lsat_Salinas_v11, whole genome shotgun sequence genome:
- the LOC111883062 gene encoding cyclin-dependent protein kinase inhibitor SMR6: MGFSKKHQADGDSKEGNKWMIAGITLRAPLKSISTKISNKEDDENSKSGSTTPTSNQSRIPEVLPCPPPPRKRRPVSTCHNNGNMEFFTSPDIDSFFKDF; this comes from the exons ATGGGATTTTCGAAAAAGCATCAAGCAGATGGAGATTCTAAAGAAGGAAATAAATGGATgattgctggaatcaccttacgTGCTCCTTTGAAATCGATTTCTACGAAGATCTCCAACAAGGAAGACGATGAGAACTCCAAATCTGGTTCAACAACTCCGACCTCTAATCAATCGAGGATACCGGAGGTATTGCCCTGTCCGCCGCCGCCGAGGAAGCGCCGGCCGGTGTCTACGTGTCATAACAATGGAAATATGGAGTTTTTTACTTCACCAGATATTGATTCGTTTTTCAAA gatTTTTAA